The nucleotide window GGCCGACATCGACGTCCCCAAGGAAAGGTCCCCGGAAACGATGGCGGAGGAGATCCCCGTCACCTACGTCCCGGCGCGCAACACCATCTTTCTCTCCTTCGCCCTCGCCTGGTGCGAGACGCTCGGCGCCCGGGATATCTATATCGGGGTGAACGCCGTGGACTACTCCGGCTACCCCGACTGCCGCCCCGAATTCCTGGAGGCGTTCGAGCGCCTGGCCAACCTGGCCACCAAAGCGGGGGTGGAGGGCGCGCGCTTCCGCATCCACGCGCCCCTGCTCCACATGACCAAGGCGGAGATCATCCGCGCCGGCGTCGCCGCCGGGGTCGATTTTTCCCTCACCCACAGCTGCTACGACCCGACCCCCGACGGCCTGGCCTGCGGCGCGTGCGACTCCTGCCTCCTGCGCCGCCGCGGGTTCGAAGCGGCGGGAATCCCCGACCCGACCCGCTACCGGGACTGACATGGCCGACATCCGCCCCCCGCTCCCCGTCAAGCTGATCGTCGGGATCCTGACCTCCCTCCCCGAGATCCTCCCGGAGGCGGAAGAGCACCTGGGGGACGCCTTCGGCGCCATCGACGCCCGCAGCGGCCTCTACCCCTTCGAATGGACCGGGTACTACGACGGGACGATGGGGAGCCCCCTCCTGCGCCGCTTCGTCTCCATCCGGGACCTGGTCGACCCGTCGATCCTGGCCGAAGCCAAGGTCCGGACCAATGGAATCGAAGCGCTCCTGGCGTCGGCGCGCGGGGCGGTCCCCCGCCCGGTCAACCTCGACCCCGGCTACCTGGAGCAGTCCAAGCTCGTGCTGGCGTCGGCCAAGAATTTTTCCCACCGGATCCTGCTCGCCGGCGGGGTCTACGGCGAGGTCACCCTGCAGTACCGGGACGGGGGGTGGCGCTCCCTCCCCTGGACCTTCCCCGACTACGGGTCGGAGCGCTATCACCCCTTTTTCTCCTCCCTGCGCGACCGCTACCGGGCCCAGCTCGACGAGGCGGGCTTTGCCGTCCGCATCCCGCGAAAACCCGCCTGCCGCCCCGAATGAACTTTCCGCGCCGGCGGGCGAACCGTTTCACCCGGTCGGTCACCCCTTCGAAGCGCATGCGCCAGATCCCCCGCGCGCGCCGGTCCCGGTAGAGGTCGCACGTGGCGCACGGGATATCCGCCCTCGGTTCGGCCAGGCCCTCGAGCATCCGGCGGGCATAGTTCATGCGCTCGCTGTTCACGCTGGCCCGCAGCCCGTCCCTGAAGGCGTTGCCCCCGAACGTGCCCCAGAAATTCCGGCAGCACCCGAGCACGCCGCCGTCCCAGTTGATCTGCGGCTCCTCCCAGAGCTGGCGGCAGATGCCGTGTGCGTAGTCGCGCCCGTGGAGCTTCCGGAATTCGG belongs to Acidobacteriota bacterium and includes:
- the queC gene encoding 7-cyano-7-deazaguanine synthase QueC, which translates into the protein MKQAVVLASGGLDSTTAMALALKEGFDVYALSFDYGQRHRCELEAARRVARALGIAHHITAAIDLGAFGGSALTADIDVPKERSPETMAEEIPVTYVPARNTIFLSFALAWCETLGARDIYIGVNAVDYSGYPDCRPEFLEAFERLANLATKAGVEGARFRIHAPLLHMTKAEIIRAGVAAGVDFSLTHSCYDPTPDGLACGACDSCLLRRRGFEAAGIPDPTRYRD